The Mesorhizobium loti DNA segment CCGATCGCCGTTTGCAGCGCATCCCGGTCCCGGATATCGCCGACGACAAGCGGTCCCCAGGCGACGGATTTCCGGTTGCCGCGGCACAGATTGTCGAAAGCCACGGGCAGATAGCCCGCGGCGGCCAGCAGCTTGCAGGTGTGACTGCCGATGAAGCCCGCCCCACCTGTCACCAGGATCGCCGGTCGGCTCATGAAGCCGCGGCCCCCGTGATCATCCGGCTGCCGTAGAGCAGCGTGTCGAAATAGTCGACGGTGTGCGCGAGCCCCTGGGCCAGGTTGATCTTTGGCTCCCAACCGAGATTGTCCCTGGCAAAGGAAATATCCGGTTTGCGCTGCCTGGGATCGTCGACCGGCAATGGCCGGTGCACGATCTTGGATCTGGAGTTGGTGTAGCCGACGACCAGCGTCGCGAGTTCCATGATGGTGAATTCGCCGGGGTTGCCGAGATTGACCGGATGGGCGGGCGCATGCGGTGCATTCATCAGCCGCATGAAGCCCTCGATCAGGTCGTCGGCGTAACAGAAGGAGCGGGTCTGCAGGCCGCTGCCATAGACGGTCAGGTCTTCGCCGCGCAACGCCTGGACGATGAAGTTCGAGACCACGCGCCCGTCATCGGGCTGCATGCGGCGGCCGTAGGTGTTGAAGATTCGGGCAACGCGGATGTCGAGGCCATATGTTCTCGAATAGTCGAAGAACAGGGTTTCGGCCGAACGCTTGCCTTCGTCATAACAGGACCGCGGTCCATGCGTGTTGACGTTGCCGAAATAGCTCTCGGGCTGAGGGTGTACGAACGGGTCGCCGTAGACCTCGGAAGTCGAGGCCTGGAATATCTTGGCATTGT contains these protein-coding regions:
- a CDS encoding NAD-dependent epimerase/dehydratase, producing MSKVIKVLKLGSGIGQREPNQKRRRALVAGGAGFLGSHLCERLLRDGYDVVVLDNFHTGKRYNLNALLRDPKFTCIEHDIVDPLPVDLQVDEIYNLACPASPPHYQADPIHTFKTSVLGSLNLLELARRNNAKIFQASTSEVYGDPFVHPQPESYFGNVNTHGPRSCYDEGKRSAETLFFDYSRTYGLDIRVARIFNTYGRRMQPDDGRVVSNFIVQALRGEDLTVYGSGLQTRSFCYADDLIEGFMRLMNAPHAPAHPVNLGNPGEFTIMELATLVVGYTNSRSKIVHRPLPVDDPRQRKPDISFARDNLGWEPKINLAQGLAHTVDYFDTLLYGSRMITGAAAS